The Vigna unguiculata cultivar IT97K-499-35 chromosome 6, ASM411807v1, whole genome shotgun sequence genome contains a region encoding:
- the LOC114187691 gene encoding probable galactinol--sucrose galactosyltransferase 2, which produces MFSSLTKTPQLISSPFYTFLAPHQRLLSKGCCRQWRHSMFVNAKTLLKDGILSVDGKDALRGVPENVVVTPFTASSAFIGASCAHASSRLVFKLGVIQNVRLLCLFRFKIWWMIPRVGNSGRDIPVETQMLLLEARERMDSQSSKEQNSYIIFLPVLDGEFRSSLQGNSSNELELCVESGDPAVVTSQSLNAVFINYGDHPFDLVKESIKFLSEHSGTFSQRETKQMPGMLDCFGWCTWDAFYHSVNPQGIRDGLKSLSEGGTPAKFLIIDDGWQDTVNEFQKDGEPFIEGSQFGGRLISIKENNKFRAIGNVAENGAPISLKDFVSEIKSTFGLKYVYVWHALLGYWGGLDPNASGTKKYDPKLRYPVQSPGNLANARDLSIDAMEKYGIGVIDPAKISEFYDDLHSYLVSQNIDGVKVDVQNILETISSDLGGRVFLTRHFQQELEKSISTNFQDNSIICCMGHSTDSFYHSKQSAITRASDDYYPKNPTTQSLHIAAVAFNSIFLGEIVVPDWDMFYSLHDAAEFHAAARAVGGCGVYVSDKPGQHDFNVLKKLVLPDGSVLRARYPGRPSRDCLFVDPVMDKKSLLKIWNLNKCGGIIGIFNCQGAGSWPGLESEAEEDIIFELSGKVSPSDIEYFEEVSGGPWTQDCAVFRFNTGYLTRLSKEESFDVTLKVLQCEVFTVSPIKVYNQTIQFAPIGLTNMYNSGGAVEAVEFSDSSASKIHLRGRGGGEFGAYSNLRPKSCCVNSEDLEFKFREEDKLFAVTIPAKTTSWNITIYY; this is translated from the exons ATGTTCTCTTCACTTACGAAAACTCCACAACTCATTTCTTCACCATTTTACACGTTCCTTGCACCACACCAGAGGCTCCTCTCAAAAGGGTGCTGCAGACAATGGAGACATTCCATGTTTGTGAACGCAAAAACCCTTCTCAAAGATGGCATTCTCAGTGTAGATGGCAAGGATGCACTAAGGGGTGTGCCTGAAAATGTGGTGGTCACACCATTCACTGCTTCATCTGCTTTCATTGGAGCCTCTTGCGCTCATGCAAGTTCACGCCTTGTGTTCAAGCTTGGAGTTATCCA GAATGTCAGATTATTGTGCCTGTTCAGATTTAAAATTTGGTGGATGATACCTCGTGTGGGGAACTCCGGAAGGGACATTCCTGTTGAAACTCAGATGTTGCTTTTGGAAGCAAGAGAAAGAATGGATTCACAATCATCCAAGGAACAGAATTCATACATCATTTTCCTGCCAGTTCTAGATGGTGAATTTAGAAGCAGCTTGCAAGGAAATTCATCCAATGAACTTGAACTTTGCGTTGAAAGTG GAGACCCAGCAGTAGTTACATCCCAATCCCTAAATGctgttttcataaattatggagaCCATCCATTTGATCTAGTGAAGGAATCTATCAA GTTCTTATCAGAACACAGTGGTACCTTTTCACAGAGGGAAACCAAACAG ATGCCAGGCATGTTAGATTGCTTTGGTTGGTGCACTTGGGATGCTTTTTATCACAGTGTTAATCCTCAGGGAATCAGGGATGGACTCAAAAG TTTATCTGAAGGAGGCACACCAGCAAAATTCTTGATAATAGATGATGGATGGCAAGACACTGTGAATGAGTTTCAAAAAGATGGGGAGCCATTTATTGAAGGATCACA ATTTGGTGGCAGATTGATCAgcatcaaagaaaataataaattccgAGCAATAGGAAATGTTGCTGAAAATGGGGCACCGATTAGTCTAAAGGATTTTGTTTCAGAAATCAAGAGCACTTTTGGTCTCAA atATGTCTATGTATGGCATGCCCTACTGGGTTACTGGGGAGGGTTAGATCCAAATGCATCAGGAACTAAGAAGTATGATCCAAAACTTAGATACCCAGTGCAGTCACCAGGGAATTTAGCAAATGCAAGGGATTTATCTATTGATGCCATGGAGAAGTATGGTATCGGTGTCATTGATCCAGCTAAAATTTCAGAGTTTTATGATGATCTACACAGTTATCTTGTCTCTCAAAACATTGATGGAGTTAAGGTTGATGTTCAGAACATACTGGAAACAATTTCAAGTGATCTGGGAGGACGTGTTTTTCTCACTAGACATTTTCAACAGGAGCTTGAAAAGTCCATATCAACCAATTTTCAGGACAATAGCATAATCTGCTGCATGGGTCATAGCACAGACTCTTTTTACCA CTCAAAACAAAGTGCAATTACGCGAGCATCTGATGACTATTATCCAAAAAACCCCACAACTCAGTCTCTACATATAGCTGCTGTAGCTTTCAACAGCATATTCCTTGGTGAAATTGTTGTACCGGACTGGGACATGTTCTAT AGTCTCCACGATGCAGCTGAGTTCCATGCAGCTGCTAGAGCAGTTGGAGGATGTGGAGTATATGTAAG TGACAAACCTGGTCAACATGATTTCAATGTATTGAAAAAGCTTGTACTTCCTGATGGATCAGTTCTCAGAGCCAGATACCCTGGGAGACCATCGCGTGATTGCTTATTTGTTGATCCAGTTATGGATAAAAAGAG CCTTCTCAAGATTTGGAACTTGAACAAATGTGGGGGAATCATAGGCATCTTTAATTGCCAAGGAGCAGGTTCTTGGCCTGGTCTTGAAAGTGAGGCTGAGGAAGACATTATTTTTGAGCTATCTGGCAAGGTTTCTCCCTCAGACATTGAGTATTTTGAAGAGGTTTCAGGAGGTCCATGGACTCAAGATTGTGCAGTTTTTCGCTTCAATACAG GATATCTGACACGACTATCAAAGGAAGAATCATTTGATGTCACATTAAAAGTATTGCAGTGTGAAGTATTCACAGTATCTCCTATAAAG GTTTATAATCAAACAATCCAGTTTGCACCAATAGGACTAACAAACATGTATAACTCTGGTGGAGCTGTTGAAGCAGTTGAATTCAGTGATTCTTCTGCATCAAAAATACACTTAAGGGGTAGAGGAGGAGGTGAATTTGGAGCTTACTCCAACTTAAGACCAAAGTCTTGCTGTGTAAATTCTGAAGATTTGGAGTTCAAATTTAGAGAGGAAGATAAACTTTTTGCAGTAACAATTCCAGCTAAAACCACTTCATGGAACATCACCATCTACTACTGA
- the LOC114188914 gene encoding heavy metal-associated isoprenylated plant protein 47 — MKQKIVMKVHMSCEKCRTKALKVGAAANGVNFVGLEGESKEKLVVIGDGVDAVKLTNLLRKKVGQTDIISLAEVKAN, encoded by the exons ATGAAG CAAAAGATTGTGATGAAGGTGCACATGAGTTGCGAAAAGTGCCGCACCAAGGCACTCAAGGTTGGAGCTGCAGCAAACG GTGTGAACTTTGTGGGGTTAGAGGGAGAATCGAAAGAGAAGTTGGTGGTGATTGGAGACGGTGTAGATGCTGTCAAGTTGACGAATTTGCTGAGGAAAAAGGTTGGACAAACCGATATCATAAGCTTGGCAGAGGTCAAAGCAAATTAG
- the LOC114186635 gene encoding ras-related protein RABB1c, with protein MSYAYLFKYIIIGDTGVGKSCLLLQFTDKRFQPVHDLTIGVEFGARMITIDNKPIKLQIWDTAGQESFRSITRSYYRGAAGALLVYDITRRETFNHLASWLEDARQHANANMTIMLIGNKCDLAHRRAVSTEEGEQFAKEHGLIFMEASAKTAQNVEEAFIKTAATIYKKIQDGVFDVSNESYGIKVGYGGIPGPSGGRDGPSAAAGGCCS; from the exons ATGTCTTACGCATACCTCTTCAAATATATCATCATCGGGGACACTG GAGTTGGAAAGTCCTGTCTCTTACTTCAATTCACGGACAAGCGCTTTCAACCTGTCCATGACTTGACCATCGGTGTTGAATTTGGTGCCAGGATGATCACAATTGATAACAAGCCAATCAAGTTGCAAATATGGGATACG GCTGGTCAAGAATCATTCAGATCTATTACTAGGTCTTATTATAGAGGGGCTGCTGGTGCACTGCTTGTTTATGATATAACCAG GAGAGAGACATTTAATCACTTGGCTAGCTGGTTGGAAGATGCAAGGCAGCATGCAAATGCAAATATGACAATTATGCTGATTGGCAACAAGTGTGATCTTGCTCATAGACGGGCAGTAAGCACAGAGGAAGGCGAGCAATTTGCAAAGGAGCATGGGTTGATATTCATGGAGGCCTCAGCAAAAACTGCTCAGAATGTTGAAGAG GCATTCATAAAAACAGCTGCAACCATATACAAGAAGATTCAAGATGGAGTTTTTGATGTATCAAATGAG TCTTATGGAATTAAAGTAGGATATGGTGGAATTCCTGGACCTTCTGGAGGTAGGGACGGCCCTTCTGCTGCTGCTGGAGGCTGCTGCAGTTGA